Within Sulfurospirillum arsenophilum NBRC 109478, the genomic segment CGCCATTTTGGCACTTAATGCCACGCATCAAACCAAGCCCTTCGACACTCTCAAACAAACTTGGAAATGCTTTACATGTAGCCTTGAGCTTGCTATCAAAATAGATCAGTGCTTCATCCAGCATACCGCTTTGTTTGTACTCTTCTAAAATGGCAAGCGCTTCAAGTCCTGCACGTGTGGAGAGGAAATTTCCCCCAAACGTACTACCATGATCCCCCGCTTCAAAAATGTCTTTGTGTTTGGTCACAACCGCACCGATAGGCACGCCACCGGCTAAACCTTTCGCAAGCGTGATGATGTCTGGCTCAATCTCATAAAGTGATGTCGCTAAAAACTCACCACTTCTAAAGACACCACTTTGCACTTCATCAATGATGAGCAAAATCTCTTTCTCTTTTAAAAACTTTGCCAATGCTTGAATGTCTGCTTTTGGAAACGCTTTAACGCCACCCTCGCCTTGTACAAGTTCGATCATTACAGCAACGGTTTCTTCATCAATCGCATTGTAAAGATCTGCGATCTCCTTTGTGTATGAAAATCCTTCAGGATACGGTGCAAAAGCGCTCTTATGAAAACTCTCTTGACCTGTTGCTTTCACTGTTGTGATGGTTCTTCCATGAAACGAATGCTCTAAGGTTAAGACTTTATATTTTTTATTGGCAAATTTTTTCTCACCATACTTTCGTGCGAGTTTAATGGCACCCTCATTCGCTTCTGCGCCTGAGTTTCCAAAAAAGACCGCAACATCATAGCCTGTGAGTTCATTAATTTTTTTAGCCAATCTTGCCTGTGGCTCGATCATATAAAGATTAGACGTGTGAATGATATTGCGTGCTTGATCGCTTATCGCATCGGCAAGTCTTTGATTGCCATGTCCTACGCTTACCACACCTATACCGCTGGTGAAATCGATATAATCTCTTCCTTTATCATCAAAAAGTGTTGCATTGATACCGTGTTTAAAATTGACATAGTTTCTCGCATACGTCTGCAACACATACTCTTTATCCATTGTTTCAAAATCCATCATGTACTCCTCTAAAAAAACGCCATTATAGCGAAAAAAACCTTACCCAATTTTGGGCAAATTCCACTGTTTATAATACGCTAGCAACCGAAGCGCTACGCCAAAAGCAAATACGACCATCACAGGCACATATCCACTGATGTCAAACTGTGCAAACATAAACAAAATTGCTCCCACTAAAAGCGAGACCGTACCGTAAAACTCACTGGTTAAGAGTAAGGGTACACGGTTGAGCAAAATATCCCTAATAACACCACCGCCAACAGCTGTTACAAGCGCTAAAAGTACCACGCCAAAGAAGTTAAACCCTACTTGCAAACCAATGAGTGCGCCTGAAATTGAAAAAGAGACCAACCCTAATGTGTCACTGATGATAAAATAGAACTTCTTTTCAATCTCATCTTTACGGTGCAATTGCAAAAGAACACTCAAAACGATCACAGCAATCACCAAGAAAGAAGGCATCAAATGTGTAAAGGTGTAGGGAGAGCGATCCGAGAGCATATCGCGAACCAGCCCACCACCAAGTGCTGTTAAAAATGATGCGATAAAAACACCTAAAAGATCGAGCTTCTCTTTGACTGCTACGTAAAAACCACTCAGCGCAAAAGCAACCGTACCGATAATTTCGGCAACTTCAAGCTCAACCATGGCTTTCCTTTAGTGCGTCCAAATAGCGTTCTAAAATGACTTTTGCCGCCATGGAGTCAATGCGTCCATCGCGCTTTTGACGGATGACACCTTGCATCATCTCTTTGGCCTCATTGCTTGAGCCGTATTCGTCTTGGTACACCACCTCTCCGCTAAATTGGAGTAAGCTTACAAAGTGTTTGATGCGCCGTTCCATCTCTTCGCTACTACTACCACCTTTGGGAAGACCCACAACCAAAAGCTCGATGCTCCACTCATTTAAAAAAGCATCAACATCGCGTGCGGCTTGGTCACGATTTTTACGCAGTATCGCCTCTTGCGGTGAGACAATTCCCGCCGCCAAGCAGAGTGCAACACCAATACGTTTTAGCCCAATATCAATACTTGCTGTTTTTTTCAAATAGTACTCTTTAGTTCAATGTACATTTATTCTACCGAAGATTGATTTAAAGCGCTCTTTTTCTCTTTACATGTAAAGCTCATTCTGTGCTATAATCCACCACAATTTTTCTTGCGTAAAAGGCGTAGCATGCAATCACTCAGATCATTTTACTGTATTGGGCATGGACCCTCTTCAAGCCATACCATGGGACCTTTTAACGCGGGGACGATCTTTAAAAAACGCTTTCCCGATGCTTCTTTGTACCGCGTTACTCTTTTTGGTTCACTTGCAGCTACAGGACGTGGGCACTTAACCGATGACGCTCTGCATCAAGCCTTAGCTTCAGCTGGTGTTGAGATACTCTTTCGCCCCGACATCACCAAACCGTTTCACTCCAATGGCATGTTTTTTGAAGCATTTAACGAAAAACAAGAACTTCTAGGCTCTTGGGAAGTTTACAGCGTGGGAGGCAGTGCGCTCAAAGAAGCGGGAGAAAACCCTATCGTAGAGCCTTCTATTTATCCACTTACAACGTTGAATGAAATTATAAAATGGTGTGAAAAAGAGCACAAAGAACTGTGGCAATACGTCGAAACGTATGAAGGCGAAGAAATTTGGGATTATCTTGCAGAGGTGTGGAAGAGCATGCAAAATACCATCGATCGAGGGTTGAAACAATCAGGTGTGCTCCCAGGAATCCTCCAATACCCGAGGAAAGCTCCCATGTTTTTTGCCAAAGCTCGTAAAGAAGAAAAAAGAGCGCATGGGATCATCTTCGCCTATGCGCTTGCCACCAGTGAAGAGAACGCATCGGGCAATATTGTCGTTACCGCACCCACCTGTGGCGCGTGTGGCGTCGTTCCAGCCGTACTTCGCTACCTCAAAGAGCTTTACAACCTAGATCAAATTGATTGTTTACATGCCCTTGCTGTTGCGGGGCTTCTGGGAAATATCGTGAAATTCAATGGCTCTATTTCAGGCGCAGAAGTGGGCTGTCAAGGCGAAGTGGGCGTGGCATGTTCGATGGCAGCAGGCATGGCATCGTACCTCTTTGGCGGCAATTTACAACAGATTGATTACGCAGCGGAG encodes:
- the ruvX gene encoding Holliday junction resolvase RuvX, with product MKKTASIDIGLKRIGVALCLAAGIVSPQEAILRKNRDQAARDVDAFLNEWSIELLVVGLPKGGSSSEEMERRIKHFVSLLQFSGEVVYQDEYGSSNEAKEMMQGVIRQKRDGRIDSMAAKVILERYLDALKESHG
- a CDS encoding L-serine ammonia-lyase, whose protein sequence is MQSLRSFYCIGHGPSSSHTMGPFNAGTIFKKRFPDASLYRVTLFGSLAATGRGHLTDDALHQALASAGVEILFRPDITKPFHSNGMFFEAFNEKQELLGSWEVYSVGGSALKEAGENPIVEPSIYPLTTLNEIIKWCEKEHKELWQYVETYEGEEIWDYLAEVWKSMQNTIDRGLKQSGVLPGILQYPRKAPMFFAKARKEEKRAHGIIFAYALATSEENASGNIVVTAPTCGACGVVPAVLRYLKELYNLDQIDCLHALAVAGLLGNIVKFNGSISGAEVGCQGEVGVACSMAAGMASYLFGGNLQQIDYAAEMGLEHHLGMTCDPIAGYVQVPCIERNAVAAIRAIDAAEYTSYTDGAHKVSFDEIIQTMVETGKDMNTKYKETSLGGLAKRYL
- a CDS encoding aspartate aminotransferase family protein, with protein sequence MMDFETMDKEYVLQTYARNYVNFKHGINATLFDDKGRDYIDFTSGIGVVSVGHGNQRLADAISDQARNIIHTSNLYMIEPQARLAKKINELTGYDVAVFFGNSGAEANEGAIKLARKYGEKKFANKKYKVLTLEHSFHGRTITTVKATGQESFHKSAFAPYPEGFSYTKEIADLYNAIDEETVAVMIELVQGEGGVKAFPKADIQALAKFLKEKEILLIIDEVQSGVFRSGEFLATSLYEIEPDIITLAKGLAGGVPIGAVVTKHKDIFEAGDHGSTFGGNFLSTRAGLEALAILEEYKQSGMLDEALIYFDSKLKATCKAFPSLFESVEGLGLMRGIKCQNGDILASVIKKAFEHGVLVLKAGKNTLRFLPPLTISKEEMDEGFKRLENACQALL
- a CDS encoding trimeric intracellular cation channel family protein, with product MVELEVAEIIGTVAFALSGFYVAVKEKLDLLGVFIASFLTALGGGLVRDMLSDRSPYTFTHLMPSFLVIAVIVLSVLLQLHRKDEIEKKFYFIISDTLGLVSFSISGALIGLQVGFNFFGVVLLALVTAVGGGVIRDILLNRVPLLLTSEFYGTVSLLVGAILFMFAQFDISGYVPVMVVFAFGVALRLLAYYKQWNLPKIG